In Sodalis ligni, a single genomic region encodes these proteins:
- a CDS encoding YacC family pilotin-like protein has translation MKHTVLTMLLLGLLGFSSASQALSEAEAEDMADLTAVFVYLKNNCGYTDMPNEQIRRAILIFAQQNRWDLSNYGSYDMRAMGEDSYRDLSGIAVPTPKKCESLATNSLSLLAYAK, from the coding sequence ATGAAACACACCGTATTGACGATGCTGTTGTTGGGGTTACTGGGCTTTTCTTCAGCGTCGCAGGCCCTATCCGAAGCCGAAGCCGAGGACATGGCCGATTTGACCGCCGTGTTTGTTTATTTGAAAAACAACTGCGGTTATACCGATATGCCGAATGAACAGATCCGCCGGGCCATTTTGATCTTCGCCCAGCAGAATCGCTGGGATCTGAGCAACTACGGCAGCTATGATATGCGCGCCATGGGGGAAGACAGCTACCGTGATCTCAGCGGCATCGCTGTCCCTACACCGAAAAAGTGTGAATCCCTGGCCACCAATTCGCTCAGTTTACTTGCCTACGCCAAATAA
- the hpt gene encoding hypoxanthine phosphoribosyltransferase: MKHTVDVMISQQEIATRIAELGREISAHYQSSGSEMVLVGLLRGSFMFMADLCRVVTVPHEVDFMTASSYGNGMSSTRDVKILKDLDEDIRGKDVLIVEDIIDSGNTLSKVREILQLRQPKSLAICTLLDKPERREVPVMVEWVGFAIPDEFVVGYGIDYAQRYRHLPYVGKVVKLAE, encoded by the coding sequence ATGAAACACACCGTGGACGTCATGATTTCCCAACAGGAGATCGCTACCCGTATTGCCGAATTGGGGCGCGAAATCAGCGCGCATTATCAGTCAAGCGGCAGCGAAATGGTTTTGGTCGGCCTGTTGCGCGGCTCTTTTATGTTTATGGCCGATTTATGCCGCGTCGTGACCGTACCTCATGAAGTGGATTTTATGACCGCCTCCAGCTATGGCAACGGCATGAGCAGCACCCGCGATGTTAAGATCCTCAAGGATCTGGATGAAGATATTCGCGGCAAAGACGTACTGATTGTGGAGGATATCATCGATTCGGGCAACACCCTGAGCAAAGTCCGCGAGATATTGCAACTGCGCCAGCCCAAGTCCCTGGCCATTTGCACCCTGCTGGATAAACCGGAGCGGCGCGAAGTGCCGGTGATGGTGGAGTGGGTGGGTTTTGCCATCCCGGATGAATTTGTCGTCGGATACGGCATCGATTACGCTCAGCGCTACCGCCACCTCCCCTATGTCGGCAAAGTGGTAAAGCTGGCAGAGTAA
- the speE gene encoding polyamine aminopropyltransferase: protein MRQKEIWCETLHDSFGQRFDVEKILYREKTGHQDLTIFENAAFGRIMALDGVVQTTERDEFIYHEMMAHVPLIAHGQVEKVLIIGGGDGAMLREVCRHSQVKHITMVEIDAGVVQFCRQYLPRHSAGAFDDPRFHLVIDDGVNFVTRAQEKFDVIISDCTDPIGPGSSLFTSSFYQGCARCLNDGGIFVAQNGVCFLQQDEAVDSYRKLGRYFADVGFYQAAIPTYYGGIMTFAWASQDPALRRCDIATLRSRAATAGLVCRYYNPAIHVGSFALPQYILNALSEVRPKGHLQGGESNCRS, encoded by the coding sequence TTGCGACAAAAAGAAATTTGGTGCGAGACGCTGCATGATAGCTTCGGCCAGCGCTTTGACGTAGAGAAAATCCTGTACCGGGAAAAGACCGGTCACCAGGACCTGACTATCTTCGAAAATGCCGCCTTTGGCCGGATAATGGCGTTGGACGGCGTAGTGCAAACCACCGAGCGCGACGAATTCATCTACCACGAAATGATGGCCCATGTGCCTTTGATAGCGCACGGCCAGGTCGAAAAGGTCCTGATTATCGGCGGTGGCGACGGCGCCATGTTGCGGGAAGTGTGCCGCCACTCGCAGGTCAAACATATCACCATGGTGGAAATCGACGCCGGCGTGGTGCAGTTTTGCCGTCAATATCTACCCCGGCACAGCGCCGGTGCCTTTGACGATCCACGTTTTCACCTTGTTATTGATGACGGTGTAAACTTCGTCACCCGCGCCCAGGAAAAATTCGATGTGATCATCTCCGACTGCACCGATCCCATCGGTCCGGGTTCCAGCCTGTTTACCTCATCGTTCTACCAGGGTTGCGCCCGCTGCCTCAACGACGGCGGTATTTTTGTCGCGCAAAACGGCGTCTGCTTTTTACAGCAGGACGAAGCGGTGGACAGCTATCGCAAGCTCGGCCGCTATTTTGCCGATGTGGGTTTTTACCAGGCGGCGATACCTACTTATTACGGCGGCATCATGACCTTTGCCTGGGCCAGTCAGGATCCGGCACTACGCCGGTGCGATATCGCCACGTTGCGGTCGCGGGCGGCAACGGCGGGGTTGGTTTGCCGCTATTATAATCCGGCGATTCACGTCGGCAGCTTCGCCCTGCCGCAATACATACTGAACGCGTTATCAGAGGTCCGTCCGAAAGGGCATTTGCAAGGGGGTGAATCCAATTGCAGAAGTTAA
- the panB gene encoding 3-methyl-2-oxobutanoate hydroxymethyltransferase: MKMTTVSHLRAWKQQKRKFASITAYDASFARLFEQAGIQVMLVGDSLGMTMQGHDSTLPVRVEDIVYHTRCVRRGATACLLLADLPFMSYATPEQTYDSAAELMRAGANMVKLEGGAWLAPTVSGLTERAVPVCGHLGLTPQSVNIFGGYKIQGRDADSAEQLYNDALALERAGAQLLVLECVPVPLAQRVTEALSIPVIGIGAGNVTDGQILVMQDALGITGQGTPKFAKDFLAKGGDIRSAVRLYAEEVEQGLYPAPEHSFY; this comes from the coding sequence ATGAAAATGACCACCGTTTCCCATTTGCGCGCATGGAAACAGCAAAAGCGCAAATTTGCCTCCATTACCGCCTACGACGCCAGCTTTGCCCGTTTATTCGAGCAGGCGGGCATCCAGGTTATGCTGGTGGGGGACTCCCTCGGCATGACTATGCAGGGCCATGACTCAACCCTGCCGGTCCGAGTGGAAGACATCGTTTACCACACCCGCTGCGTACGCCGCGGAGCGACGGCCTGCCTGCTGCTGGCTGATTTGCCGTTCATGAGTTACGCCACCCCGGAGCAAACCTATGACAGCGCAGCGGAACTGATGCGCGCCGGCGCCAACATGGTAAAACTGGAAGGCGGCGCCTGGCTGGCGCCCACCGTCAGCGGACTGACGGAACGGGCCGTACCGGTGTGCGGCCACCTGGGCCTGACCCCGCAGTCGGTGAACATCTTCGGCGGCTATAAAATACAGGGCCGCGACGCCGACAGCGCCGAGCAGCTATACAACGACGCCCTGGCCCTGGAGCGGGCCGGCGCGCAACTGCTGGTGCTGGAATGCGTGCCGGTCCCGCTGGCGCAGCGGGTCACCGAGGCATTGTCCATACCGGTTATCGGCATCGGAGCCGGCAACGTCACCGACGGACAGATTCTGGTTATGCAGGACGCACTGGGCATTACCGGGCAGGGTACGCCCAAATTCGCGAAGGATTTCCTTGCCAAGGGGGGAGATATCCGTTCAGCCGTCCGCTTGTATGCCGAAGAAGTGGAGCAAGGCCTTTACCCCGCCCCGGAGCATAGTTTTTACTAA
- the speD gene encoding adenosylmethionine decarboxylase → MQKLKLHGFNNLTKSLGFCIYDICYAKTADDRDGYIAYIDERYNANRLTEILSETCAMIGANILNVARQDYEPQGASVTILVSEEPVDPLSIDQSEQPGPLPQSVVAHLDKSHICVHTYPESHPEGGLCTFRADIEVSTCGVISPLKALNYLIHKLESDIVTIDYRVRGFTRDVYGIKHYIDHEISSIQNFLSEDMKALYHMMDVNIYQENMFHTKMMLKDFDLTHYLFNATPADLSPDERKTITRLLYKEMREIYYGRNLPES, encoded by the coding sequence TTGCAGAAGTTAAAACTGCACGGCTTTAATAATTTGACCAAGAGCCTGGGTTTTTGTATTTACGATATCTGTTATGCCAAGACCGCAGATGACCGTGACGGCTATATTGCTTACATTGACGAACGTTATAACGCCAATCGTTTAACGGAAATCCTGAGCGAAACCTGCGCCATGATCGGTGCCAATATTCTCAACGTGGCGCGCCAGGACTATGAGCCGCAGGGCGCAAGCGTGACGATTCTGGTCAGTGAAGAGCCGGTGGATCCGCTGAGCATTGATCAGTCCGAGCAGCCCGGTCCGCTACCCCAATCGGTGGTGGCGCATCTCGATAAAAGCCATATCTGCGTCCATACCTATCCGGAAAGCCACCCGGAAGGCGGTTTATGCACTTTTCGCGCCGATATCGAGGTCTCCACCTGCGGCGTGATTTCACCGCTGAAAGCGCTCAATTACCTGATACATAAACTGGAATCGGATATCGTCACCATCGATTACCGGGTGCGGGGTTTTACCCGCGACGTGTACGGCATTAAACATTATATCGACCATGAGATAAGCTCCATCCAGAACTTCCTGTCCGAGGATATGAAAGCGCTCTATCACATGATGGACGTGAATATCTACCAGGAAAATATGTTTCATACCAAGATGATGCTCAAAGACTTCGATTTAACGCATTATCTGTTCAACGCCACGCCGGCCGATCTCAGCCCTGACGAGCGTAAAACCATCACCCGGCTTTTATATAAAGAGATGCGTGAAATTTATTATGGCCGGAATCTACCGGAATCGTGA
- a CDS encoding ankyrin repeat domain-containing protein — protein sequence MVTRCSLKKILPLGADIDALDDKGWTALMRAVACGNQNIMKYLVERGAAVNIKDPNNITALSLALDRGHKTMIKILRKAGATEGKHSLRHQRPTSAAPQATLSTENAPIATSWPAGIVHTSTILPDVHVGSTHFYTTVEPARSGSSDARLNWLPEMIISSIKMIFNSARQYMFRRRRT from the coding sequence ATGGTAACAAGATGTTCCTTAAAAAAAATTTTACCGCTTGGCGCCGATATCGACGCATTGGATGATAAGGGTTGGACAGCGCTGATGCGCGCCGTTGCGTGCGGTAATCAGAATATCATGAAATATTTGGTTGAAAGAGGCGCTGCGGTTAATATAAAGGACCCCAATAATATAACCGCGCTTTCACTGGCTTTAGATCGCGGCCACAAGACGATGATAAAAATTTTGCGTAAAGCCGGGGCTACCGAGGGTAAGCACTCTCTACGGCATCAACGGCCAACGTCTGCGGCGCCCCAAGCCACTCTGTCAACAGAGAACGCGCCTATCGCTACATCATGGCCAGCAGGCATTGTGCATACCAGTACTATCCTGCCCGATGTGCATGTCGGGTCTACCCACTTTTACACGACAGTTGAACCAGCCCGATCGGGGAGCAGCGATGCCAGGCTAAACTGGCTGCCGGAGATGATAATTTCTTCAATTAAGATGATATTTAACTCTGCTCGGCAATATATGTTTCGCCGACGGCGTACTTAG
- a CDS encoding ABC transporter ATP-binding protein, with amino-acid sequence MTYALELEKLAKTYAGGVQALKGIDLNVEAGDFYALLGPNGAGKSTTIGIISALVNKSSGKVRVFGYDIDKDIVNAKRQLGLVPQEFNFNPFETVSQIVVHQAGYYGVEHKLAEQRAEKYLKQLDLWTKRDERARMLSGGMKRRLMIARALMHEPKLLILDEPTAGVDIELRRSMWGFLRDLNSSGTTIILTTHYLEEAEMLCRNIGIIQNGELVENTSMRQLLSKLKSETFILDLAAKSALPKLQGYRNQLLDTSTLEVEVMREQGLNSLFSQLSAQGVQVLSMRNKANRLEELFVTLVTDDRDSRRAKA; translated from the coding sequence ATGACATATGCACTGGAATTGGAAAAGTTGGCCAAGACCTACGCGGGAGGCGTACAGGCGCTAAAAGGAATCGATCTGAATGTGGAAGCCGGCGATTTTTATGCGCTGCTTGGTCCGAATGGGGCGGGAAAATCCACCACCATCGGCATTATCAGCGCATTGGTAAACAAATCCTCCGGCAAGGTCAGGGTGTTCGGCTACGATATCGATAAGGACATCGTTAACGCCAAACGCCAACTGGGCCTGGTACCGCAGGAATTCAATTTTAACCCCTTTGAAACCGTTTCGCAGATCGTGGTGCATCAAGCCGGTTATTACGGCGTCGAGCATAAGCTGGCGGAGCAGCGCGCCGAAAAATACCTTAAGCAACTGGATCTCTGGACCAAACGCGATGAGCGGGCCCGTATGCTCTCCGGCGGCATGAAGCGCCGCCTGATGATAGCCCGCGCCCTGATGCACGAGCCCAAGCTTTTAATTCTCGACGAGCCCACCGCCGGCGTGGATATCGAGCTGCGCCGCTCGATGTGGGGCTTTCTGCGCGACCTGAACAGCAGCGGCACCACCATCATCCTGACCACCCACTATCTGGAAGAAGCGGAAATGCTGTGCCGCAATATCGGAATTATACAAAACGGCGAGCTGGTGGAAAATACCTCCATGCGCCAGCTGCTGTCCAAGCTGAAATCAGAGACATTTATCCTCGATCTGGCGGCCAAAAGCGCGTTGCCCAAATTACAGGGCTATCGCAACCAACTGCTGGATACCAGCACCCTGGAGGTGGAAGTGATGCGCGAGCAGGGCTTGAACAGCCTGTTTAGCCAGCTCAGCGCTCAGGGGGTACAGGTATTAAGTATGCGTAATAAGGCCAATCGGCTGGAGGAACTGTTTGTGACGCTGGTGACGGACGATAGGGATAGCAGGAGAGCCAAAGCATGA
- a CDS encoding ankyrin repeat domain-containing protein produces MDVNTQDKDNRTALMASVLLGNGLHDITRLLQKGAELDYLDSDGNTALVLAIMTKENAIINALLKAGANVNLAGNMALTPLMLAVLHNDFKLVDKLATKGIKPDVKNDGEDTALTLALKNGVSGKVIDSLLRLGCGVNVPGKDGLTPLLLAAGNGNKMFLKKNFTAWRRYRRIG; encoded by the coding sequence GTGGATGTTAATACACAGGATAAAGATAATCGAACGGCCTTGATGGCTTCCGTGCTTTTAGGCAATGGTTTACACGATATTACCCGCCTGTTACAAAAAGGCGCTGAGCTTGATTACTTAGACAGTGATGGCAATACTGCCTTGGTATTAGCCATAATGACCAAAGAGAACGCTATTATAAACGCTCTGCTCAAGGCCGGGGCTAATGTTAATCTTGCGGGTAATATGGCTTTGACGCCTTTGATGTTGGCAGTGTTACATAACGATTTCAAATTGGTTGATAAGCTGGCGACAAAAGGAATAAAACCTGATGTCAAGAACGATGGAGAAGATACCGCGCTTACCCTAGCGTTAAAAAATGGCGTGAGCGGAAAAGTTATTGATAGCCTTCTACGATTAGGCTGCGGAGTCAATGTTCCGGGTAAAGACGGCTTGACGCCGCTGCTGCTTGCCGCTGGCAATGGTAACAAGATGTTCCTTAAAAAAAATTTTACCGCTTGGCGCCGATATCGACGCATTGGATGA
- the panD gene encoding aspartate 1-decarboxylase, with translation MLRTMLRGKLHRVHVTQADLHYEGSCAIDQDFLEAAGILEYEAIDIYNVDNGQRFSTYAIAAERGSRIISVNGAAARCACVGDLLIICAYVQLPDEEARQHQPKVAYFDDENQLKRTAKAVPVQVA, from the coding sequence ATGCTACGCACCATGCTACGAGGTAAACTGCACCGGGTTCATGTCACCCAGGCAGATTTACACTATGAAGGTTCTTGCGCCATCGATCAGGATTTTCTTGAGGCGGCGGGTATTCTGGAATACGAAGCTATCGATATTTACAACGTCGATAACGGCCAGCGTTTTTCCACCTATGCCATTGCCGCCGAACGCGGGTCGCGCATTATCTCGGTCAACGGTGCCGCCGCGCGTTGCGCCTGCGTCGGCGATCTGCTGATTATCTGCGCCTACGTGCAATTACCCGATGAAGAAGCCCGGCAACATCAGCCGAAAGTCGCCTACTTCGACGACGAAAACCAATTGAAACGGACCGCCAAGGCGGTACCGGTTCAGGTGGCCTGA
- the yacL gene encoding protein YacL: MDYEFLREITGQIKVTFSMGHEAIGHWLNEEVKGDFALLDKVESQIRQLAGTERSWQCEGHEYTLWTDGEEVMIRANDLTFVNEELEEGMSYYDEESLSLCGSEDFLQVLAQYRDFCRQA; encoded by the coding sequence ATGGATTATGAATTTTTGCGCGAAATCACCGGGCAGATAAAAGTCACTTTCTCTATGGGGCACGAGGCCATCGGGCATTGGCTCAATGAGGAGGTTAAAGGCGACTTCGCCCTGCTTGACAAGGTAGAGTCCCAGATACGCCAGCTCGCCGGCACTGAACGCAGCTGGCAATGCGAGGGCCATGAATACACCCTTTGGACCGATGGCGAAGAAGTGATGATTCGCGCCAATGACCTTACCTTCGTTAATGAGGAGCTGGAAGAGGGCATGAGCTACTATGACGAAGAGAGCCTGTCTTTATGCGGTTCAGAGGATTTTTTGCAGGTGTTGGCCCAGTATCGTGATTTCTGCCGCCAGGCATAA
- the pcnB gene encoding polynucleotide adenylyltransferase PcnB produces the protein MFTRVANFCRKVLNRESAETAPEDRRPLTIIPRDQHSISRKEISENALKVLYRLNKAGYEAYLVGGGVRDLLLGRKPKDFDITTNATPEQMRKLFRNCRLVGRRFRLAHVMFGPEIIEVATFRGHHSAHEPDDDDAASQAPVASLQAHNGMLLRDNIFGSIEEDAQRRDFTINSLYYSVADFTVRDYTGGMRDLQAGVIRLIGDPETRYREDPVRMLRAVRFAAKLNMTVDAATAEPIPRLASLLRDIPAARLFEESLKLLQAGYGEPTYRLLCEYQLFQPMFPLISRNFTEHGDSHMERMVTQVLKNTDQRIQNDKRVNPAFLFSAMLWYPLLEQAQKLAQEGGLVYFDAFSLALNDILDEQCRSLAIPKRLTTLMRDIWQLQLRLSRRQGKRAFKLIEHPKFRAAYDLLALRAEVENSAELQRLTQWWGEFQVAAPPSQNSLLGTLSEDGAAHQRPRRPRRRTPYRDPA, from the coding sequence ATTTTTACCCGTGTAGCCAACTTCTGCCGTAAGGTGTTGAACCGTGAAAGCGCGGAGACGGCACCAGAGGATAGACGCCCTTTGACGATTATCCCGCGCGACCAGCACTCTATCTCCCGCAAAGAGATCAGTGAAAACGCATTGAAGGTGCTTTACCGCTTGAACAAAGCCGGGTATGAGGCCTATCTGGTCGGGGGCGGTGTACGCGACCTGCTGCTGGGTAGAAAGCCGAAGGATTTCGACATTACCACCAATGCCACCCCCGAGCAGATGCGTAAGCTGTTTCGCAATTGCCGCCTGGTGGGCCGCCGCTTTCGCCTGGCCCACGTCATGTTCGGACCGGAAATCATCGAAGTCGCCACCTTCCGCGGCCACCATTCGGCCCATGAGCCGGATGACGATGACGCGGCCTCACAGGCGCCGGTGGCTTCCCTGCAGGCCCATAACGGTATGCTGCTGCGGGATAACATCTTCGGCTCCATCGAAGAAGATGCCCAGCGCCGCGATTTCACCATCAACAGCCTGTATTACAGCGTGGCGGATTTCACCGTACGCGATTATACCGGCGGTATGCGCGATTTGCAGGCGGGCGTCATCCGCCTGATTGGCGACCCTGAAACGCGCTACCGGGAAGATCCGGTGCGCATGCTGCGGGCGGTGCGCTTCGCCGCCAAGCTGAACATGACCGTGGATGCGGCTACCGCCGAGCCGATCCCGCGTCTGGCCTCCCTGCTGCGGGACATCCCCGCGGCGCGGCTGTTTGAGGAATCCCTCAAGCTGCTCCAGGCCGGTTACGGCGAACCCACCTACCGCCTGCTGTGCGAATACCAGTTATTCCAGCCGATGTTCCCCCTGATCAGCCGCAACTTCACCGAGCATGGCGACAGTCATATGGAACGCATGGTTACCCAGGTGCTGAAAAACACCGATCAGCGAATACAGAACGACAAACGGGTGAACCCGGCGTTTCTGTTTTCCGCCATGCTGTGGTATCCGTTGCTGGAACAGGCGCAAAAGCTGGCGCAGGAAGGCGGGCTGGTGTATTTCGACGCTTTTTCCCTGGCGCTGAACGATATTCTCGACGAACAATGCCGCTCCCTAGCCATCCCCAAGCGCCTAACGACGCTGATGCGCGATATCTGGCAATTGCAGTTGCGTCTGTCCCGGCGCCAGGGTAAACGCGCCTTCAAGCTGATAGAACATCCGAAATTCCGCGCGGCCTACGATCTGCTGGCGCTGCGCGCCGAAGTGGAAAACAGCGCCGAGCTGCAGCGTCTGACGCAGTGGTGGGGAGAATTTCAGGTTGCAGCGCCGCCCAGCCAGAACTCCCTGCTGGGCACCCTGAGCGAGGACGGTGCCGCCCATCAGCGTCCGCGCCGCCCCCGCCGCCGTACCCCCTATCGCGATCCCGCCTGA
- the can gene encoding carbonate dehydratase: MKDITDLISNNQAWSKHLKEEDPGFFEQLSLAQRPRFLWIGCSDSRVPAERLTGLEPGELFVHRNVANLVIHTDLNCLSVVQYAVDVLEVEHIIICGHYGCGGVQAAIDNPELGLIDNWLLHIRDLWYKHSSLLGELHPDERINTLCEINVIEQVYNLGHSTIMRSAWKRGQKVQLHGWVYSIHDGLLRNLDVSATSRETLEQRYRQGIATLLQQHGK, encoded by the coding sequence ATGAAAGACATCACCGATCTCATCTCCAATAACCAGGCTTGGTCCAAACATCTTAAAGAGGAAGACCCGGGATTTTTCGAACAATTATCGCTGGCACAGCGGCCGCGTTTTTTATGGATCGGCTGTTCAGACAGCCGTGTCCCGGCGGAGCGCCTGACCGGACTGGAGCCGGGGGAGCTGTTTGTTCATCGCAATGTCGCCAACCTGGTCATTCATACCGACCTGAATTGTTTGTCGGTGGTGCAATATGCCGTGGATGTGCTGGAGGTCGAGCATATTATCATATGCGGCCACTATGGCTGCGGCGGCGTTCAGGCCGCTATCGATAATCCGGAGCTGGGCCTGATAGACAACTGGCTGCTGCATATCCGTGATTTGTGGTACAAGCATAGCTCACTGCTGGGGGAGCTCCACCCGGATGAGCGTATTAATACGTTATGTGAAATCAACGTGATAGAACAAGTGTATAACCTTGGCCACTCCACCATTATGCGTTCAGCCTGGAAGCGCGGACAGAAGGTCCAGCTGCACGGCTGGGTTTACAGTATACATGATGGATTGTTGCGAAATCTGGATGTTTCGGCCACCAGCCGGGAAACGCTGGAGCAGCGTTACCGGCAGGGTATCGCTACGCTACTGCAGCAACACGGCAAGTAA
- the panC gene encoding pantoate--beta-alanine ligase codes for MLIIETPPLLRQTVKQWRQEGKRIALVPTMGNLHDGHMALVDESRARADIVVVSIFVNPMQFDRAEDLAAYPHSLQEDCEKLTRRGVDMVFAPAAEVIYPRGLDSQTYVDVPRFSGILEGALRPGHFRGVATIVSKLFNLVQPDVACFGQKDYQQLALIRQMVADMGYDIDIVGVPTVRADDGLALSSRNGYLSAEERRLAPELHRVLESVVARLKSGERHTGELLEDAANQLKLAGLTPDALDIRDALTLRPLTAESTRAVILVAAWLGKARLIDNAQVDLTL; via the coding sequence GTGCTAATTATCGAGACTCCGCCGCTATTGCGTCAAACCGTCAAACAGTGGCGGCAGGAAGGTAAACGCATTGCGCTGGTTCCCACCATGGGCAATCTCCACGACGGCCATATGGCTCTGGTGGACGAGAGCCGGGCCCGTGCCGATATTGTGGTGGTCAGTATATTTGTTAACCCGATGCAGTTCGATCGCGCCGAAGATCTGGCGGCTTATCCGCACAGCTTGCAGGAAGACTGTGAAAAACTGACCCGCCGGGGTGTGGACATGGTGTTCGCCCCGGCGGCGGAGGTCATCTACCCGCGGGGCCTGGACAGCCAGACTTACGTGGATGTGCCGCGATTTTCCGGCATATTGGAAGGCGCCCTGCGGCCGGGCCACTTCCGCGGCGTGGCCACCATCGTCAGCAAGCTGTTTAATCTGGTGCAGCCGGACGTGGCCTGCTTCGGCCAGAAGGATTACCAGCAGCTGGCTTTGATCCGCCAGATGGTGGCGGATATGGGCTACGATATCGACATTGTCGGCGTGCCCACGGTACGGGCCGACGACGGCCTGGCGTTAAGCTCGCGCAACGGCTATCTCAGCGCCGAGGAGCGCCGGCTGGCGCCGGAGCTGCACCGGGTGCTGGAATCGGTGGTGGCCCGCTTGAAGAGCGGCGAACGGCACACCGGCGAACTGTTGGAAGACGCGGCAAACCAGCTGAAGCTGGCGGGGTTGACTCCGGACGCCCTGGATATCCGCGATGCGCTCACCCTGCGGCCGCTGACCGCCGAAAGCACCCGGGCGGTGATCCTGGTGGCCGCCTGGCTGGGCAAGGCGCGGTTAATCGACAATGCGCAAGTTGACCTGACACTGTAA
- a CDS encoding ABC transporter permease, with protein sequence MRLYWIALQSIWRKEINRFGRIWIQTLVPPVITMTLYFIIFGNLIGSRIGDMHGFSYMQFIVPGLIMMAVITNAYTNVASSFFSAKFQRNIEELLVAPVPTHVIIAGYVGGGVARGICVGILVTAVSLFFVPFHVHSWWVVTITLVLTAVLFSLAGLLNAVFAKSFDDISLIPTFVLTPLTYLGGVFYSLTLLPPFWQAVSKLNPIVYMISGFRFGFLGISDVPLALTLSVLIIFILGFYWLCWFLIQRGSGLRT encoded by the coding sequence ATGCGGCTTTATTGGATAGCGTTACAGAGTATTTGGCGTAAAGAGATTAACCGTTTCGGCCGTATCTGGATTCAGACCCTGGTGCCGCCGGTGATTACCATGACGCTCTATTTCATCATTTTCGGTAATCTAATCGGTTCGCGTATCGGCGATATGCACGGCTTCTCCTATATGCAATTTATCGTCCCTGGCCTGATTATGATGGCGGTGATCACCAATGCCTACACCAACGTGGCCTCGTCCTTTTTCAGCGCCAAATTCCAGCGCAATATCGAAGAGCTGCTGGTGGCGCCGGTGCCTACCCATGTGATTATTGCCGGCTACGTGGGGGGCGGGGTGGCGCGCGGGATTTGCGTCGGGATCCTGGTGACCGCGGTGTCGCTGTTTTTTGTGCCTTTCCATGTCCACTCCTGGTGGGTGGTGACCATTACCTTGGTGCTCACCGCGGTACTGTTCTCCCTGGCGGGCTTGCTAAACGCGGTCTTCGCCAAAAGTTTTGACGATATCAGCCTGATTCCCACTTTCGTCTTGACGCCGCTAACCTACCTGGGGGGGGTATTCTATTCCTTGACCCTGCTGCCGCCTTTCTGGCAGGCGGTGTCAAAATTGAATCCCATCGTGTATATGATAAGCGGTTTCCGGTTCGGCTTTCTCGGCATCAGCGATGTTCCGCTGGCGCTGACCCTGTCGGTGCTGATTATTTTTATCCTGGGGTTCTATTGGCTGTGCTGGTTTCTGATTCAGCGGGGAAGCGGGTTGCGTACCTGA
- the folK gene encoding 2-amino-4-hydroxy-6-hydroxymethyldihydropteridine diphosphokinase codes for MTPVWLAIGSNLAEPLRQVTAALAALAALPDTRLTACSSYYRSRPLGPQDQPDYLNVVVGFDTGLSPETLLQHTQTIERQQGRVRKANRWGPRTLDLDIMLFGDLQIHTERLTIPHYDMQNREFMLYPLAELAPGLVFPDGQRLAALLARVPLNGLDYWDDLHRVQRF; via the coding sequence ATGACGCCGGTATGGCTGGCTATCGGCAGTAACCTGGCGGAACCCTTGCGCCAGGTTACTGCCGCCCTGGCGGCTCTGGCCGCGCTGCCCGACACCCGGTTAACGGCCTGCTCCTCCTACTACCGCAGCCGGCCGCTGGGACCGCAGGATCAGCCCGATTATCTCAATGTGGTGGTAGGGTTCGATACCGGGCTGTCCCCCGAGACGCTGCTGCAACATACCCAGACCATTGAACGGCAGCAGGGGCGCGTACGCAAGGCCAACCGCTGGGGACCGCGCACGCTTGATTTGGATATAATGCTGTTTGGCGACCTGCAAATCCATACCGAACGGCTGACCATACCGCACTACGATATGCAAAACCGCGAATTCATGCTTTATCCGCTGGCGGAATTGGCGCCCGGACTGGTCTTCCCAGATGGACAGCGGCTTGCCGCCCTGCTTGCCCGTGTTCCGCTCAACGGCCTGGACTATTGGGATGACCTGCACCGAGTACAACGCTTCTGA